The following is a genomic window from Eubalaena glacialis isolate mEubGla1 chromosome 18, mEubGla1.1.hap2.+ XY, whole genome shotgun sequence.
CCAGGTCCTGGAGGTAGGCCTTGTACTGGTCCGAGGTGAGGGAGAGTGGGTGGCTGTTGGAAATGTGAAGGTCCACAGTGTTCTCCAGGGAGGAGGCACCCCCTACCCGCGCCATGTCTAGCAGGGCTCTGAGGCACATGGGGACAAcctgagggaggtgggggagaaacAGTCAGGGGAAACACCCAGCACCATCTACTGTCAGGGATGGGTTGAGTAGACTACAATTCCCGACAGCCCCCACTGTAACCCAGGATGAACCGTTAGGCCCAGGGCTGCTGGGCGTTACAGTTTTCCCCATATTCACCACCAAGGGAGGCCAAAAATGGTTCTTAGGGCTGAGGCTGCTGAGGGGTTCCTGGAAGCTAGAGCCGAGCAGCTTGTGATGAGAAGGACTCCTGGGAGCTGTAGTACCTCACCCAGCCTGCTAGGACTTGCAGTCCACCAACTTCCACGTGGTTGGGAGAACGCAAAATAGGCTTTGGGGGTGAGGCCGTGGGAGGGACACCAGAAGCTCCTGAGGAGGAACTGGTACTTGCAGAGACTCTTAGAAGTTGTAGTTTCTCCGAGGGGACTGTGGGAATTGTAGTTCCCAGAAGCAACCTCCTCCCTTTTAGGATCTACCCCTCAGCTCCAGGAGCCTGGGGCTGCAGTACCTTGACCATCACGAGCCTCTTGATCCATGGTTGGTCCTGGGGCCATGACTGCCCCACGCAGAACCAGAGAGTGTAGCGTGGTGAGCGTCTGCTTCCTTCGATGAAGGCAATCAGATCTGGGGGCCCAGGAACCTAGTCAGGGATGGGAAGAAGACCCTCTAcctgcccctccctgctccccgaAAACCTCAGTAACATCCTCATCTTCTTCCCTGATCTAAAGCTCACAACATGTCTCTGCCACCATGACCAGGGGGCTGTTGATTTGGGGGAAGTCCCTCCTGTTCTGGCACAAGCTGAAATGTTCCTCCTCCCTTCCATCAGGGCTGGGCTGGAAGGTAGGCCTCCCCGCACACCTCCCGGAGCCTCAGCATTTGGATGGGGAAACAGGCCCAGGAGGGGAGTCCACTCCCCCAAGGATGCTCAGTGATCTGGAGTATAAGGTGGTTGGTGGTTACTGCTCTTTAACCCTTCAAGGCCATGCTGTCCAATATGTAGCCATTAGCCACGATGGCTATTTAAGTTTTAATTGTATctaattaaaatcaaataaaacttaaaaaactcACTTCCTCATTTGCACTCACCTCACCTAAGTACTCAGTAGCCACACGTAGCTAGTGGATACCATATTGGGCAGTGGAAATACAGAGCATTTGCATCATTGCAGAAAGGTCTGTTTGGAGAGCAAAGCCCTAAAGGATTTCTTTCTCCTGCATCTGTCTTTCCACCATAATTGTAATAAATGATGACGACTATGGCAGCTAATTCCCCGAAGCACCTTCTGTACGCTGGGCCCTGTGCCTCCTGCCAGCTCCGGGCAGGTGAGAGAGAGGAGACAGTCCTCAGACTCCACAGGTTCAGGGCAGTCCAGTCCTTCTCCCCACAGGTTCAACCACAAGCAGAGCAGCAGGGTCTGAATTTGATCCCAAACCTCCTGACCCCAGAGTTTTTAACCACCATTGCCTGCCGTTTCCACAGCAGAGCTGAGGCCCCGCCTCACTCACCTGCTATGAAGGGCCCCATGTTGAACACGCCTCCTTCCCTGTCCTTGGGCACCTCACCGTCAGGCCTGTGACCACTGCTGGGGAGGAGTTCCTCGCCCACGGCCCAGTACACATGGCAGTGCCCCAGCCTCTGGGCGCAGAGCCactgccctgccctccacagaGCTAGTCCCCCGCCCAGGCAGCTCAGCACCCGCTGCACGTAGCCTGTCACGCCCCTGTCTGTCAGGGACGCCGCGGGGTCTGGCAGTCTTATCGGCTGTCCAGGCAGTGTCCTGTCCCCTGCTTCTGATCCCACCAGCCGCAGGCCCCCTGGGCAGAAGACAGTCTGCTGGAAGACTTGGCAGCCCCGGTAGAAGACGGTCACCTCGAACTCCCACTCTGAGCAGCAGCAGGAGTAATGTGAAGGGGGAGAGAGGACGAGGGAGCGTCAGGGGGCTTGCGGCCCAGCCCTGACCCCTCCCACCCCGCAGCGGGCGCTCACCTTCCTCGCTCACCAACAGCTGCTTCAGTGGGTTTTCAGGGGGTCCCGGCTTTGGGCAAGGAGCAGGGACATCTAAGTTGGGGCTCAGCAAGAGCTGAGGGGGGTTCTCAGGGGCCATGGTCAGACTTGAGGGCCCTCCATCTGGGGCCAAGTCCATGTCACTCAGTAACTTCTCCAGAATGTCTTcctggagagggaaaaaaaaaaaggatccaggTATTTCCACAGCCTTTTCTGGAGACTTTCCATGGACCAAGCTTTGTGCTCAGCGATGTGGGGACCCAGAGAGGAGACAGACCTGAGCTTTGCCCTCAAGGGGCTTCTAACCTGGGGCACAGACAGTAAAATAAGTACAGCTTTGATGTATGCCGGGCACTACAGTGGCCTGAGGGGAGCAGCTAATTCCACCCAAGGATCTGGCTCTCTGCAAGCAAGACCTGGGCAGAGAGGGCTGGGAAGAATTTCAGAGGGGACTTCCCCTGGCACAGACATCGGCAAGATCAAGGATAGAGAGGTTCTGAGTTCCCAAAACACTGAGAGAACCCTGCACAGGGAGGAAAGCTATTAAATCCTAGAAAGGTGGATTAGGGCCTTGAATGCCTGCTGAAAGCTCTGAATTTTCTCCTGAGGATGCTGAGAAGCCACGGAGGGctgtgggcagggggtggggggacagggtCAGCACTGAGTCAGGTTGGGGACAGACTGCAAGGGAGAGAATGGAGCCTGGGGTGATGGTCCAGGGGAAGAAGATGAGGCCTGAATAGGCCCATGAGGACGCAAAGAGGGGATGGGGCAGAGACTGAGAGCAGGATGGTCGGGGCGCATTCTTACCTGGATATCAGAGGTACTGTATCTGCCATTGGTGTCTAGAGAGGTGTCTGGCTCAGATAAGTCCCCAACTCCTGTGGAGAAAGGTGGGGAGTGGAGTGGGGGCGCCGGGGACACTCGAAATCCCATCCCTCTAAGTGAAGCCTCACTTCCAGCACACCTGAGGTCACAAACTCATAGATCTTGTGCGGGTCGTGGGGGTCCTTGCTGTGGTCCTCTGCTAAACGCAACGCTTCCTTCCGATTCAGGGCAGACCGGAAATTCCTCTTCCAGGTGGGCAGGTCGGGCTTATCCTTCCCAGGAGTGTAGGCACCGCTGGCCTCAGCCCAGGCCTAGGGGACCAGTGGTACCAAGATAGTGGAGAGGATGACTTAGACCTTGCCCCAGGGGTCCCAACCGTGTCTCCTCTTGTCCTAACATCGTCCTCCCCCCGACACGTTCTAACTTGGCAAGGTTCCATCCCCAAACTCTCAGATTCTCTGCGCCCCGAATCCCCCTACCACCACCCTTCAAACACCTTTGCTTTCTAAGCCAGCCTTCCAGGTCCTAATGGGTGTCTAACTCTGCCACCAACCTGCCCCAGGACACCCTCTGTAATAACCCCGCCCCCTCGCACTCTAACTCGGCTTACCACCACCGGTGTATCCTAATTTGGTGGTAAGAAACCTCAGTTTCAGGGCCAAGTCTCGCCTCTAATATTCCAAGACCGGCCCCCAGAAATTCTACCCCACTCCGGGGGCCCCGAACTCCGCAGGATGCATTTCCTTCACTTTCCCGATTCTATTACCGGAACCTGGCAGCTCTAATCCTGACTGCTCTCCGACACCAGTCCGTGGATCCTACTAACTTCACCCCTTCCCGTTCTAACTCCACCCATCTCAGTCTGTCAGAATAAGAGCGGGCCTCTCCAAGCT
Proteins encoded in this region:
- the IRF3 gene encoding interferon regulatory factor 3 isoform X2, which gives rise to MGTQKPRILPWLVSQLDQGQLEGVAWLDESRTRFRIPWKHGLRQDAQLEDFGIFQAWAEASGAYTPGKDKPDLPTWKRNFRSALNRKEALRLAEDHSKDPHDPHKIYEFVTSGVGDLSEPDTSLDTNGRYSTSDIQEDILEKLLSDMDLAPDGGPSSLTMAPENPPQLLLSPNLDVPAPCPKPGPPENPLKQLLVSEEEWEFEVTVFYRGCQVFQQTVFCPGGLRLVGSEAGDRTLPGQPIRLPDPAASLTDRGVTGYVQRVLSCLGGGLALWRAGQWLCAQRLGHCHVYWAVGEELLPSSGHRPDGEVPKDREGGVFNMGPFIADLIAFIEGSRRSPRYTLWFCVGQSWPQDQPWIKRLVMVKVVPMCLRALLDMARVGGASSLENTVDLHISNSHPLSLTSDQYKAYLQDLVEDMDF
- the IRF3 gene encoding interferon regulatory factor 3 isoform X1 — its product is MGEGLLLVPQENIGRTMGTQKPRILPWLVSQLDQGQLEGVAWLDESRTRFRIPWKHGLRQDAQLEDFGIFQAWAEASGAYTPGKDKPDLPTWKRNFRSALNRKEALRLAEDHSKDPHDPHKIYEFVTSGVGDLSEPDTSLDTNGRYSTSDIQEDILEKLLSDMDLAPDGGPSSLTMAPENPPQLLLSPNLDVPAPCPKPGPPENPLKQLLVSEEEWEFEVTVFYRGCQVFQQTVFCPGGLRLVGSEAGDRTLPGQPIRLPDPAASLTDRGVTGYVQRVLSCLGGGLALWRAGQWLCAQRLGHCHVYWAVGEELLPSSGHRPDGEVPKDREGGVFNMGPFIADLIAFIEGSRRSPRYTLWFCVGQSWPQDQPWIKRLVMVKVVPMCLRALLDMARVGGASSLENTVDLHISNSHPLSLTSDQYKAYLQDLVEDMDF